ACCGTCGTAAAACAAAAAACCTGACTCAAACGTTATCTTCGTGCAGGCGGGAATAAAGACAAAGCATGAGTAGCATTTGAAAGACTGTGACTAATTTATTCCTGCTACAACCATAGATGGTTTTCTTTACGAAAAGCAGTTACTGCATCTTGATAAACAGGACTGTACCTAACGCATCTCTTTAAATCAGCACTGGCCTCGCGATAATAACCAAGTTTGAATAATGCACGAGCCCGCTTGAAATAGACCTTACCGTAGGTCGGCATTCTTTTTAGGCAAGCAGTATAATCCTTTATAGCCTGTTGATACTGCCCGTGCCCAACATAAATATCACCACGATACCAAAATGCTTTTGGGAACTGATCTGGCCGTGACCTGAGAACTAACGAAAAATCTTGCAACGCAAGTGTGTCTTTTTTTAAATAGCCATGCCTGACTTTTGCTCTCAGGTAATACAGCTCTAAAGCGCGTGGAAACCTTACCACCGCCTGATCAAGAACTTTTTCCGCCATTTCAGGCTTTTTAACATTCAGATAGTTATGTGCAGAACGCAGATATTTATCCACATGCGCTCTGTAAGACGGCGCCGCTACGC
This region of uncultured Desulfuromonas sp. genomic DNA includes:
- a CDS encoding tetratricopeptide repeat protein; translated protein: MDKYLRSAHNYLNVKKPEMAEKVLDQAVVRFPRALELYYLRAKVRHGYLKKDTLALQDFSLVLRSRPDQFPKAFWYRGDIYVGHGQYQQAIKDYTACLKRMPTYGKVYFKRARALFKLGYYREASADLKRCVRYSPVYQDAVTAFRKENHLWL